The genomic stretch AAGGAAACCGGCGTCACCTTCGCCGAGAACGCCCTCCTCAAAGCCCACGCCCTCGCCCGGGCCACGGGCCTCCCGGCCGTCGCCGACGACTCCGGCCTCTGTGTCGACGTCCTGAACGGCGCCCCCGGCATCTTCTCCGCCCGCTGGGCCGGCCGGCACGGCGACGACAAGGCCAACCTGGACCTCCTGCTGGCCCAGCTCTCCGACATCGCGGACGAGCACCGCGGGGCCCACTTCGCGTGCGCGGCGGCCTTGGCGCTGCCGGACGGGCGGGAGCGAGTGGTCGAGGGGCAGTTGCGGGGCGTACTGCGGCACGCCCCGGCGGGCACGAACGGCTTCGGTTACGACCCGATCCTGCAGCCGGAGGGCGAGACGCGCACGTGCGCCGAGCTGAGCCCGGAGGAGAAGAACGCGATCAGCCATCGGGGGGAGGCGTTCCGGGCACTGGTGCCGGTCGTACGGGAACTACTCGGCTGAGAGCGGAAGTGGGGCCGTCCAGACGGACGGCCCCACTGCGTCTGTAGGCCCGGTGGGACTCGAACCCACGACACACCGGACCTAAACCGGCGCCCTCTTGCCAGCTGGGGTACGGGCCCTCAGCATTGCCTACTCTACTGGGCGCTACGGACCGCTCGTCGCCCTCCTCGACACCAGGTGCTGGTGATCGCGTGGCAGTTAGGGCACAGCAACCGCAGATTCTCCCGCCGGTTGTCGCGCCAGTCCCCGTTGATGTGATCGATCTCCAGCGTCATGGGCTTGCCGAGCCACTCCGGGCCGACTGCACATCTGGCGCACTGCTCAGGTACGCCCACTTCGTGGAGCGCACGCCGGAGGCGTTTGGTCGCGATCCGGTGTGCGCCGTCGTGTCTTACGAGGACGTCCTCCGGCCGCTTGGCATTCGTACTCGGCTTCCCTCTCTGATGGGCTTGCCCGAGAAAGTGCGCAGTGTCGAGGCAGTCGTCGGCGATCCACCTGCGAAGCTTCGCGCGCTGGCCACCATTGTTCGTGCGGCCCAGGCGGTGAAGCACCTCGGCGATGGAAACTGACTCATCGACCACCGCCCGCAACTCATCAGGACTGGGGCGCGCTTGCCTGCCGGCGGGTGCGAAGTGCGAGATGTCGATGCCAAAGTAGGCGAATCGCTTCACGAGGTATCCGGGCAGGTGTCCGTACGGTCGGGTACCGAAGAAGGCGATGACCTCGTCAAGGCTTGAGCACTGCGCGGCTGCCTGGGCCAACCGTTCGCGCGTGTACTGCACGCCGCTGCTCATAGGGTTCCTGCCCGAGAACGCCCCTTTCCCCGACCTCGATAAGTGTCCGTTGCTGAGTGACAGTTGGGGCAGAGGAACCTGAGGTTGTCGATGCGGTTGTTCCGCCAGTTGCCGTCGATGTGGTCTACCTCCAGCGGGAGCGGTTCGCCCAGCCAGACCGGTTCGATGTCGCACAGGGCACAGCGCTCCTCGACGCCCACCTCGTTCATCACCCTCTTGAGGCGGTAGCTCGGGATGCACGGAGCATGCGCCGACGTGTCCTCGACGAGGATCTCTGCAGGGGTTCGGCGGCGCTGGTTGTACCTCATCCGCTCGGTGCGGACCACAGGCGCGAAGTGCGAGGTGTCGATGCCGTACGCCTTGATTCGCCGGGCGATGTTGGCCTGGTGGCCACCGACCGAGTCCAGTCCTAGTTGGCGTACCACCTCGTTGATGCTGGCCGATGCTGCCACCACCGGTTCAAGAACCGTGCGTGTCCACTTCACCCCCTCCCGATCGAAATGCGAGACATCCACCCCCAGCTTCTTCATTCGCTCGCAGACATAGCGCCGCGTCGAACTCCCCGGATCCACCCCCAGCCTCTCCGGTGCCTCCGACAACGTTCGCGCCCCGCGAGCCGCCTCCTCCAGTCGCTCCTTGGTGTACATGCTGACCCCCATCGAGCCCCTCCATTCCGGGCGTACGTTCGCAGCCCGTACGGAGTAACGAACCGTAAATCGGACGGTCACGCCTGGGAAGGGAAAGTCACGCGTCGGTGGTGGATCAGGGCCGCACGATCATCAGAACGGACATGGTGGCCCACAACAGGTTGAACACCCCGGTGACCATGGCGAGCCGCGCGGGATTCGCGCCCCGGCCCTCCACCAGCGCGCTCTGGAGAGGCAGCGCCAGCGCGCCCAGCACGACGGCGGCGAGGGAGGTGAGCATGGGTACGACTCCCCTGCGGTGACTGCACCGGGCGAGGGTACGGCGGGCCCAGTATCTGCTGGAGGCGGCGCCGTACCCCGTAGAACGCATCGCGACCCGGACGGGCTTCGGCTCGCCCACGGCCTTCAGGGAACGCTTCCGGAGGGTGGTGGGGACGAGCCCGCAGGCGTATCGGAGGGCGTTCAGGGCGGGGGCGCTGTGACCGGGGTTGTAGCCGGAGCCTGCTTAAGCCTTGCGGTCGGCGACGGCCCAGGAGGCGAGGGCGACGGCACCGGCGACACCGAGGACGGAGGGCCAGGCGCCGACCTTCTTGGCCAGTGGGTGGGACCCGGCGAACGCGGCGACGTAAGCGGCGCTGAGCGCCCCCGCGGCCTTCCCGCCGGCCTGCTTCCGCCACTGCTGAGCGGCAGCGGCACCGGCCACGGCCAGCACGGCCCCACCCAGCTGCCGCTTCTTGGTCCAGCGGGCAACACCGTATCCACCGACGAGCCCGGTAGCGGCAAGAACTGCACTGGGAACCCTGGCCATGAGCGCCTCCTAGCGTCCGTTATGTCTGCGCTGAGGCTAACGCGCAGGTCGGCGAGGGGTTGGAACCTGAGTCGGGGTCTGTCAAGTTTCTGACAGGAGGGCCCCAAGCCGAGAAGCCCCCCGGTGCTGGGGGGCTTCTCGGCCGCGCTGTCGTTCACCGGGGGTGCAGGCCTCAGGAGGACAAGGCCGGCACCCCCCTTCGGCGATGGGCAGGCCGACCGGCCTACCGGACGCCTGGCCGGCCGTCGCT from Streptomyces roseochromogenus subsp. oscitans DS 12.976 encodes the following:
- the rdgB gene encoding RdgB/HAM1 family non-canonical purine NTP pyrophosphatase, which translates into the protein MTRLILATRNTGKITELRAILADAGLTHELVGADAYPDIPDVKETGVTFAENALLKAHALARATGLPAVADDSGLCVDVLNGAPGIFSARWAGRHGDDKANLDLLLAQLSDIADEHRGAHFACAAALALPDGRERVVEGQLRGVLRHAPAGTNGFGYDPILQPEGETRTCAELSPEEKNAISHRGEAFRALVPVVRELLG
- a CDS encoding HNH endonuclease; the protein is MSSGVQYTRERLAQAAAQCSSLDEVIAFFGTRPYGHLPGYLVKRFAYFGIDISHFAPAGRQARPSPDELRAVVDESVSIAEVLHRLGRTNNGGQRAKLRRWIADDCLDTAHFLGQAHQRGKPSTNAKRPEDVLVRHDGAHRIATKRLRRALHEVGVPEQCARCAVGPEWLGKPMTLEIDHINGDWRDNRRENLRLLCPNCHAITSTWCRGGRRAVRSAQ
- a CDS encoding HNH endonuclease signature motif containing protein: MGVSMYTKERLEEAARGARTLSEAPERLGVDPGSSTRRYVCERMKKLGVDVSHFDREGVKWTRTVLEPVVAASASINEVVRQLGLDSVGGHQANIARRIKAYGIDTSHFAPVVRTERMRYNQRRRTPAEILVEDTSAHAPCIPSYRLKRVMNEVGVEERCALCDIEPVWLGEPLPLEVDHIDGNWRNNRIDNLRFLCPNCHSATDTYRGRGKGRSRAGTL